In Silene latifolia isolate original U9 population chromosome 3, ASM4854445v1, whole genome shotgun sequence, a single window of DNA contains:
- the LOC141649353 gene encoding uncharacterized protein LOC141649353 → MPFALTNSPAVFMDLMNRVFSPYLDQFVVVFIDDIWVYSKNKEEHEKHLWIVLQTLRENNLYAKLSKCEFWLDKVAFLGHVVSKQGVSVDPASILALPEGSENFEVYTDSSKNGLGCALMQIGKFWQELQECMGTTLKMSTAFHPATDGQMERTIQTLEDMLRACVLEFGGSWEERLDLIKFSYNNNYHASIGMTPFEALYRRKCRSPVCWDDVTDVVTLGPNLIQQMVEQVHVIKQKMRVAQDRHKSYADLKRSEIEITVGDKVLLKVSPIKGMMRFGKRGKPTHKCIGPYEILDRMRKYVSDPTHLLAAETVEMDENLSYVEVAKKILNRKAR, encoded by the exons ATGCCTTTTGCTTTGACTAATTCACCTgcagtatttatggatttgatgaatagagtaTTTAGTCCCTACCTTGATCAGTTTGTTGTCGTCTTTATTGATGACATATGGGTGTATTCTAAGAATAAAGAGGAGCATGAGAAGCATTTgtggattgtgttgcagaccttgagggagaatAATTTATATGCTAAACTgagtaagtgtgagttttggttggataaAGTAGCATTTTTGGGGCATGTGGTGTCAAAGCAGGGAGTGTCAGTTGATCCAG CTtctatcttagctttacctgaagggagtgagaattttgaggtATATACTGATTCTTCAAAGAATGGATTGGGGTGTGCGCTAATGCAAATAGGGaaa TTCTGGCAAGAATTGCAAGAGTGTatgggtacaactttgaagatgagcacTGCATTTCATCCAGCTACAGACGGACAGATGGAGAGGACTATtcagactttagaggatatgttgagagcttgtgtcttGGAGTTTGGAGGATCATGGGAAGAGAGGTTAGACTTGATAaagttttcttataataacaatTATCATGCTAGCATTGGTAtgacaccttttgaagctttgtacaGGAGGAAGTGTAGGAGCCCAGTTTGTTGGGACGATGTCACTGATGTCGTGACACTAGGGCCAAATTTGATCCAGCAGATGGTTGAGCAGGTACATGTAATTAAACAGAAGATGAGAGTTGCACAGGATCGACataagagttatgcagatttgaaGAGAAGTGAGATTGAAATTACTGTGGGAGATAAAGTATTGTTGAAAGTGTCACCAATAAAGGGAATGATGCGGTTTGGCAAGAGAGGGAAGCCGACTCATAAGTGCATTGGGCCTTATGAGATTTTAGATAGA AtgaggaaatatgtgagtgatcctactcATCTGTTAGCAGCTGAGACAGTTGAGATGGATGAGAATTTGTCTTATGTGGAGGTGGCTAAGAAGATTTTGAACAGAAAGGCGAGGTAG